The window ATCTGGTCTGGATTGGCAACTTGGCTCAAGTGGTCAACTTAACCGAGGAACGTCTGCACATTCTCCGCTTCCTAGGGGCTGCTTGCCAGAAGTACTACCTCCTCGTTTGAAACCTGCGGAATGTGGGGTCCAAGATTAGCGGCTTAGAACCGCTGCGCGATAGAAACCTGGGTCATCGCAACCTGGGTCATCGCAACCTGGGTCATCAAAACAAACAGACCCGGTGAGTTATTCAGGACGAGCGATGTCCGAGGGATTCGGCGTTTCGATCGCGCCATCACTCGATCGAAGTGCAGTGGGACTGTGGCGCAAGCTGGGGGTGATTAGAAAGGAAAGGCCCACACAGCCTAGGCCAATGGCTCCAATCAAATGCAAAAAATTCTGATGATCGCGTTGAGCCATTGTTTGGGGCAGGTTGCGCGAGGGAAGGATTTCGTGCCCGAGGCTGAGGATTTCGCGGGTTGCCCCCCAAATCAGCAGCAATGTCATCAACCAAGCTAACAAGAGCAACAGAAAAATTCGAATTCCCGCAGGACGTTGCAAACGCCTCAGCCAAAGACTAGGGAAAAAGAGCCTCAAAAACCAGTGGTGGTGGGCCTTTCCCAAGGTGCGATTGATTTTGAGTAGTGCCCGTTCCCAGCGAGCTTGTCGCTGCTGTTTTTTTGCCGATAATGCACTTTTTACCTGACGTGATCGCATTTCGGATCCTCTTGACTCAGTCCTTGGCTCAAATATCTCAGCCCTAGTCCCAATACTAATGAAAGATATCTCGCTTGCACGAATTATCTTTAGGATCCGTAAATATTTGCGGTAAAACTGGGGGAGTGGAGCGCCCATGGCTCAGCGTGCAGATGGCAGAGGCCCGATCGCCGTTCCCACTCCCCGAACCACCAGGAAGGACTAGAAAGGACTAGCAATAACTAGGAAGGACTACGCTCCAACGCCAGTTGCACCAACTGATGGACTAATTCTGGAAACTCCACCCCCGTGGCGGCCCAGAGCTGGGGATACATACTCATTGCCGTGAAACCGGGCAAGGTATTGACTTCGTTAATCAGAATTTCGCCCGTCGCTTCGACATAGAAGAAATCTACACGGGTGAGTCCTGCACAGTCGATCGCTTGAAATGCCTGAATCGCCCGCTCTTGAATTTGTACCACCACGTCAGCGGGTAAGTTGGCGGGAATGTGAATCTGCGATCGGCCTTCGGTATATTTCGTTTCGTAGTCATAGAAGTCACTCTCAAAGGTAACCTCACCCACCACTGACGCTTTGGGATTCTCGTTGCCCAGCACCGCGCATTCCACTTCCCGTGCCACGACTCCCGCTTCCACAATAATGCGCCGATCATAGCTAGCCGCGCTATCCAAAGCCTTTTCCAATTCCGATCGAGTGCGACATTTGGAAATTCCGACAGAAGACCCTAAATTGGCTGGTTTGACAAAACAGGGATAGCCAAGGTGGGCTTCAATCTCATCACACAGCTTGGGGAAACGGCAGGGATCGGAAAAAACTTGCGATCGGGTCACGGCCATATACTTCACCTGGGGCAGTCCCACTTCAGCAAAGGCCATCTTCATGGCAATCTTATCCATGCCCACCGCTGAAGCCAACACCCCTGAACCAACATAGGGAACTTGCATCAATTGCAAGAGCCCCTGAATCGTGCCATCTTCACCATTGGGGCCATGCAGAATGGGAAACCAGAGATCCACATCGCTGGCCTGGGTTGGAAATTGCCAAAGCCTGGATTTTGGTGCGGTCTCCTCGGTTTCCACAGGCTGCCGATCGGTCAAGACCTGCTGGGCCACCGTTCCTGTCTGCCAGACACCATCCTTTTGGATGTAGAACAGAAGCACCTCGTAGCGATCGAGATTCTCGCCAGTCGTTAGTCCCCGATAAATTGCGCCTGCGGAGATAATGGAAACCTCATGTTCCCCAGAACGTCCGCCAAACAACAGTCCTACTTTCAATTTACCCATGGCCCACTCCCCTTGGTCTGGTTGGATAGCCAGAGAGTATAGCAGAAACCCATCAATCTCTCTTGCTCCATCAGTCCCTTGGGTAAGAATGAGAGATAGGCCATTATATTCTCAATACGAACGCTCTATTGAGTCTATATCTTTCCTGAGTGAGTTCTCGTATAGTGGTGTCATATCAAGTGGTTCAACCTAAGCAGTTCAAGACCCTAAGCGGTTCAAGACCCTAAGCGGTTCAAGACCCTAAGCAGTCCAACACTGAATGATCTCATCCCGAATGATTCAACCCTGAGTAGTTTCAACCCTGAGTAGTTTCATACTACCGGGTAAAAATTGGATTGCTTGGTGCCGGTTTGCAATGATGTCACTATGAAAACGCTCAATCCCTACCAAAAATCCTGGAAATTGGTTCCTTCTCTACGCAGTGTATTGGCTCTGTCCTTTGTTCTGCAAATTTTAACTTTTGTGGGGTTAGTCTGGTTTTTATCGTTTCGGAACAGTCAGCGATCCGTTAGTGAGTTATCTTCCAAGTTGCATATCAGCATTAGCAATCAAGTTGATGAACATCTTGATCAATACCTCAGCCTTCCCCACAAAATCAACCAAATCGACAAACGAGCAATTGACCTCAATCTTTTAGATCCGAAACAGGTCAACAAGGTTGAGCAGTATTTCTGGCAACAGATGCAAGTATTTGATATTGGCTATCTCTCCTATGCCAGTGTGAATGGAAAATTCATCGGAATTGAACGCTTAGATAATGGTCAACTTTTAATTAACGAAGTTAATCCTGAGAAAAAGCCTAAGACACTTTATATTTACCAAGCAGATCAAACAGGAAAACGTTCAAAACTATTGGAGAGTAAACCCTGGAATCCTCAATCAGAGCCTTGGTATACTGAAACAGTAGCCGCTAGAAAACCCATTTGGAGCTCTATTTTTCAGTGGCAGGATAAGCCCGAAGTCATGTCAATCACAGCCAATACCCCTGTGTTCGATCGCAACCAAACGTTGATGGGAGTGCTCAGCATTGATTTGATCGTGACGCAAATTAGCCAGTTTTTGCAAAATTTACCGAATACCGATTCCAGCAAAATTTTTATTATCGAGCGGGATGGAAAGCTGGTTGCAAGCTCCAATCAACAACCGGTCTATCAATTCCGTGAAGGAAAAGCGATTCGCTTAAATGCTACGGAGTCCCACGATCGCCATGTTCAAGCAACCGTAGCCCACTTACAGCATCAATTTCCAGATCTCAATCAATTACAACAGTCCCAGGAGTTAAATTTTAACGATCTTGGAGATCAGCAATTAGTTCGGGTGACACCTTGGAAGGATCCCTTGGGGTTGAATTGGCTGATTGTGGTAACAACTCCGCAATCGGCGTTAATGGGGCAAATTCATGAGAATAATCGCATAACTGCTATTCTATGTGGTCTTGCTTTAGCAGCGGCGATCGTGAACAGTTTCTGGATGGCGAAATGGCTGACTCGACCGTTATCAAAGCTCACTCGTGCAAGCCAAGCGATCGCAGAGGGGAACATGAGCCAACCGCTTTCCCTCAAACCTAGTAGTAAAGAAATAACTATTCTGGCGGATTCCTTTGAGCAGATGCGGCAAGGTTTACAGTCAGCAAGACAGGAGCTAGAAGCCTATGCCCAATCCCTAGAGGAGCGCGTGGCGCAAAGAACTGCTGATTTGCAACAGACCAATACGGAATTGGAACAGACGCTGTATGACTTGCAGACAGCCCAGAACCATATTGTACAGTCGGAAAAATTAGTGGCGTTGGGGCAGTTAGTGGCTTCGGTGGCGCACGAAATGAATACCCCCCTGGGGGCCATTCGATCGTCGATTCACAATATTTCCACCTGCCTGACGGAGGAATTGGAAGAATTACCGCAGTTTCTCAAAACTTTAACCCCTGATCAGCAGGATGCTTTTTTTGCGTTGTTACATGAGTCTTTAGATTCGATCGTGCAGGTATCACGATTATCTAGCCGCGAAAAACGACAGTTCCGCCGCAAATTGGTGGAGCAACTGGAAGCCCAAAATATTGATGATCCGGAAAGTGTTGCAGATACGTTAGTGGAATTGGGGATTTACGCGAATCTTCAAAGTTTTCAGGGACTTTTACAAACACAGCAGAGTAGTGAAATTTTAAGTACAGTTTATAATCTAGCCAGTTCGCAACGCAGCGTACAAACCATTACCCAGGCTACTGATGCAGCCAGCAAAGTAGTACTTGCCCTCCGATCCTATGCGCACCAGAATCCTACGGGCAGCCCGATCGCAATTGATCTCGTGGAGAATGTGGAAGGGGCATTGACGTTGTATCAGAACTTGACCAAACGCGGGGTGACAATCGAACGGCACTATGACCCAGATGTACCCAAAATTCAGGGCTTGTCTGAAGATTTGCAGCAAATTTGGATGAATTTAATTCATAATGCCTTACAAGCAATGGACTATAAGGGATTACTGCAAATTGCAATTCAGACTGTAACGGATACGGTTCAAGTGAGTATTACTGATAATGGCTCAGGCATTGATCCAGAAATTATGCCGCATATTTTTGAGCCCTTTTTTACCACTAAGCAGCAGGGAGAGGGCAGTGGCTTAGGGTTGAGCATTGTCAAAAAGTTATTGGATAAACATTACGGAACCATAGCAGTCAGTAGTCAACCCGGAGCAACAACCTTTACGGTTACACTGACACAATTGAGCCGCAACTTAGAACTCGATGTTACAAATAATCCATTAGAAACAGAATTGGCCAATCAAAACACTATTTCTTTAATTGATCCGATTATTGATTCTGGTTCGCTGCCAGCTACAGTGACATCATCAGGGGAAGCATCGAATTAGGTGTTCCCTGTTGATACATAAGGATTTGCTCTGCCAAATCCCAGCCACCCCTGAACGCAGCTGATGGAGCTGTCTTTAAACCACAGTTAAACCCACAGTTAAACCCACAGTTAAACTCTCAGTTAAACCCTCAATTGCACGATCGCGATATGACCAGAAAGACAAACATCGACATCTGACCCCGTATCGCGCCGTCGGGCACTGTATTCTCCGTGATAGACATAATGATCACCCTCGACGCGAAATCCCACAGGCAAAGGTTGGGTGCAGGGCTTGCAGAGAATCATGTCTGGATCAGCAGCAGTGGGTTCGAGGTGGGGGAGATTGATATTCCAAAAGGAACCGAGTTCGATCGGTTGAGCCATTAATTTAGTCACTAATTGCTTTGTCCATTGGCTAGCTTTTTCCCAGTTGTAGGGGCGTTTGCGGTTGCGATAGTGGGAAATGGCAATGCCCCCAACGCGATGGAGGGCGGCTTCACGGACGGCTGCTACGGTGCCTGAAACGTAGACATCCGAGCCCATATTGCCCCCCGCGTTAATGCCTGAAAGCACCCACTTGGTCTGGGGATAGAGTTGGGTGAGGGCAATGCGGGTACAGTCGGCAGGGGTACCATCCACAGCCCAGGCATGGTCGCCGCGCTGTTCTACACGGATGGGCCGATCGGTGGTGACTTGGTGGCCACAACCGGACTGCTGCACCATGGGCGCAACGATCGCAGCGTGCCCGTCGAGGGCTTGCAGGAGGGCTTGAATGCCAGGAGCGTCAATGCCGTCATCATTCGTTAACACAATCATAGGTCAATCGATCGGGGTAGATGGAGTAGATGCGAGTGCAAGGCATGACTGGCGTCAATATACTGGCGTCAATAACTGCCGTAAATTGCCTGCATAGTCCTTCTACAGTAGCCCAAAGCCTAGGCTCAATAGGAGTTGCAGGATATACCCCTACGGATACATCCTGCAACACTGAGCGTATTGTCACCAACTTGCAATCAACCAGTAGCCATTTTCATACCCAACTAGAAATCTAGCGATTCCGTTGTCTATACAGCTACTTCTTCCCCTTGCTGTTTGCGCTTACGCAGTAGCCCCATCCCCAAACCAATCATGCCAGGAAGCAGTGCAGGTGTTGGGATAGCTTCACCTTGCACCCCAACATTGTCAATGTCCAAGTTCTTGGCACCATTATTGGTGTTTTCCCCATAAGGATAAAAACGGAAAGTGATTGCCGTCAGATTCTGCAAGGCCAATGGGATATTGAACGGCGTCCACTCATTCTTAGGCCCAAGGGCACCATCAAACAAGGTCGAAGCAAAGTTATCCAAACTAGACCGAATTTGAATAGTGGTTGGCGCAGCATTTCCATTAGGTTGAGCCACAAAGTTCAAAGCAGTCAAATTGAAGGTATATCCTGGATCAGCAGCAATACTAAATTTGAAGTAGTCATCTGCATTTGGATTATTGATATCGATCGTGCTGTCAGGCGAAAAACTATCTGCTGAGAAGGACTTGCCTCCGTTGTTCTGGGGAGGATTACTTGGGTCATATCCCACAGGATAGTTAGTCGTTCCATCCCCCACATACTCAAATGGGCTAAACGTTAGACCAGGAGCAACACCCGTTGCATTGGGCGAGCCAGGAGCTGGTTCAAAAGCATATCCACCTAATGTCGCAGCGTGAGAAGCCTGTCCAGCACCGACAACTGCCAAACCACTTAAAACAGCAGTTGCAAAAAATAATTTAACTTTATTCATAGCCAATTGTTCTCCAAATGATTACAACTGGCAGAAGCACCTGAACTGACGAAGAACCTGAGTATGACGCTTTCTACAGACTCAATTTTGAAAACTAATTAAGCACGTCCTCAGAATTCACAAATCATCCAACTAACTAGATTGCATTGAGTAGGGTTGTGTATAGCTGTATAGCGTGAATCAATATTACCTAGTTACTTTTTTCCAGTCACTATACAGCGCAAGTCAGCTTTACAGGAGGCTCACAACGCCCTGATTGAGCTTGGTAGCAACACCGAATTTCGATAGTCAGAATCTATCACGGGGCATAGATGAAATCATTCGGCAACCAAAAAAGTTTATCCTAACCTTAAACTTGACACTCAGCCCCGATCGCTCTGGATCGCCTATGCGACCTAGGTTCAGTGTCCCAAGATACATTTTCTCAAAGGATATTTGTCTAAAGCTTCTATGAAGTTCGCGCCGCTGCTGACTTGCAAGCTTCCGTAATTTCACTGAAACAACGTAGTCGATCGGCCTAGGCAGGGACACCCATTGGCATGTAGGGTAATCCGTCCTTAGGAGTAGGGCGATTGTTGAGCCACGATCGCCCAAAATATTGGGTGTTGTTGTGTAACGATGGGCAAATCCAGGGGTTTCTATGAGCACCATTCTGGAACAAGGCAATATTTCGATCCATACCGAGAATATTTTTCCGATTATTAAGAAATGGCTCTACTCGGATCACGAGATCTTCCTACGGGAACTGATCTCCAACGCCGTAGATGCCATGAAAAAGCTCAGTATGGTGGCCCGATCGGGGGAACTGAACGGCGAACCGGGCGAGATGGAAATCACCATCACCCTGAACAAAACAGCGAAGACCTTGGCCGTCAGCGATACGGGGATCGGGATGACCGCTGAGGAGGTTAAGAAATACATTAACCAAGTCGCCTTCTCTAGCGCGGAAGAGTTTGTCGAAAAATATAAGGCCAACAGCGACGAGCAAATTATTGGTCACTTCGGGCTTGGGTTCTACTCCTCCTTCATGGTGGCCTCGAAGGTGGAACTGGATACCCTCTCCTATAAACCCGATGCCCAAGCAGTTCATTGGTCCTGCGATGGCTCCACCAGCTTTGAACTGTCGAACTCGGAACGCACAACGCGCGGCACCACCGTCACCCTCACCCTCCAGGACGAAGAAGCGGAATACCTGGAAGAGTACCGCATTCGTAACTTGGTCAAAACCTACTGCGACTTCATGCCCTACCCGATCAAACTGACGATCGTGGATGGCGAAGCGACCAAGGAACCGGAACAGGTCAACAAACAAAAAGCTCCTTGGAAAGAGTCGCCCAGCAACCTCAGCCAAGAGGAGTATTTAGAGTTCTACCGTTACCTCTATCCTTTCCAAGAAGATCCCCTGCTGTGGGTGCATTTGAATACCGACTATCCCTTCGTGGTTAACGGGATTCTGTATTTCCCGAAACTCAAACCCGACGTTGATATTACCAAGAGTTCCGTTAAGCTCTTCTGCAATCAAGTTTTTGTTTCCGATAATTGCGAAGAAGTGATTCCTCGCTTCCTGCTCCCGTTGCGGGGTGTGATTGACAGTACGGATATTCCGCTCAATGTCTCCCGCAGCTTTTTGCAGGCCGATCGCACGGTCAAGAAAATCGGCGATTACATTGCCAAGAAAGTCGGAGATCGCTTGAAGGAACTGTACCGCGACGATCGATCGGCCTATATCCGCTCCTGGCAGGATTTGGGCACCTTCGTCAAGTTCGGCTCCATGAACGACGACAAGTTCAAAAAGCAAGTGGAAGACATCGTAATCTTCCGCACGACTTGGCAGCAACCCGCCGCTGAAGCCCCCAAGGTGGAAGTGGAAACGGCGGATGGGGATGTCTGGAAGGAGGAAGCTGTCACGAATACGATCGACGGCAAAACCTACACCACGCTGAAGGACTATCTGGAGCGCAACCAGGCAAAACACGAAAATCGCGTGTTCTACTGCACCGATGAAGTGTCTCAAGCCACCTACGTCAACCTCTACAAGAGCCGGGGCATCGAAGTCCTGTTCTTGGATTCCTTCATCGATAGCCACTTTGCCACCTTCCTGGAGCGGGAATATTCTGAGGTGAAGTTCTCGCGGGTGGATTCCGATTTGGATGAGTCGTTGATTGAAAAGGACAATTCCGAAATTGTTGATCCGGCGACCAACAAAACGTTGAGCGATCGCATTAAGGATCTGTTCACGGGGGCGTTGAACCGACCGAAGATCACGATCCGCACCGAGTCCATCAAAGCGGACGATCCGGCCACTGCACCACCTGCCATGGTGTTGCTCCCCGAGGAACAGCGGCGTTTGCAGGAAATGATGGCGATGATGCAGCAGCAACAGGCGCAATTTCCCGAAGAGCACATTCTGTTGCTGAATACGTCGCACCCGCTCATCCAGAACCTTGCGAATCTCAGCCAAGGGTCTTTGGAAGGCGTAGCTTCTCCCTCTGGGGATTTGGCGAATATGATTTGCCACCACATCTACGATTTGGCGCTGATGGCCCAAAAGGGGTTTGACGCCGATGGCATGAAGTCCTTTGTAGAGCGATCGAACCAGGTGTTGACTCAGTTGACCGATCGGGCGGCTGGCTAGTTTTCACGAATTAATTCCCACGAGTTAATTTTTCCCCAACATAAACTCAACAAGTTTGAAGCCGGGTGTGCTGAGTCATGCCCGGTTTTTGATTGGGTAGGGCGTCCCGGCTTTTCAATCGCGTCCCGGCGAGGTGTTCCACGGTGGAGGGCTTCCCTCGGTCTAAGATAGTGATACGAGATCGTAACGAACCCCAGTAACAAACCCCAGTAACGAACCCTAGTAACGAACCCCTAGCTTGGTCTTAGCATGTCTGAACCGCAACCGCCCGAGGCTCCCCAACCCGTTCCCCTGCGCAAATCTGACCCGGAAAAATACGCCTATCTGCGGGCAGAAGCCACTGCACCCTATCGCGGGCTGCGGCAGTTTATTTATCTGGCCTTTGGGGCGTCGGGCTTTGTGGGGGGTATTTTTTTCCTGGCGCAGTTTATGGCAGGGCGCGAGATTGAAACGGCATTGCCGAATTTGGCATTGCAGGCGGGGGTGGTGGCGTTGATGGTAACGTTGTGGCGCTGGGAACAACGATCGAAGGACAAGGCGATCGCGGCGATTCGCAAACGGGAACGCCAACGACAATCGTCTTAACCCTGAGCTTGTAGCAAGCCGTTGGATGAGCAGTCACCCCAGCAGCATTACTGCCAGCAACAGTTACCCCAGTAGCAGTCACCCTAGTAAAGGTCAATCCTATGCATGGTCATTCCTTGAGCGGTAAACAGGTGCTTTTGGCCGGGGGAACCGGGGGCCTAGGGTTGGGCGTCACGCCGGTGGTTCTGGCCCAGGGTGCGGAGGTGACAATTCCCTACATGAATGAGCGGGATCTCGATCGCCTGCGTCAAAAGATTGCTCCGGCAGATTTTGCCAGGATCCGCTTTGCCTGTGCCGACCTACGGGATGAGCGATCGGTGGAGACGTTGGTCAATGAAATGGGGCGGGTGGATGGTCTGATTCAACTGGTGGGGGGCTTTTCCATGGGCAAGACCCACGAATACAGCTTTGAGCAGTGGAAGCAGGATTTTGATCTGAACCTGAACACAACGTTTTTGCTCTGTAAACATAGCCTGCGGAAAATGCTGGAGACGGGCTATGGCCGCATTGTGACGATCGGATCGCGGGGGGCCGTGCAACCGGGGGGACAGTTGGCGGGCTACTGCGCATCGAAGGCGGGGGTGGTGGCGCTGACCCAGGCGATCGCCGATGAGACGAAGGGGCAGAATATTACGGCCAATGTGGTGTTGCCCAGTGTGATTGATACGCCAGCCAATCGATCGGCCATGGGCGAGGCCAACGCGGGCCAGTGGGTGAAGCCGGAGTCCCTAGCGCAGGTGATTTGTTTCCTGGCTTCGGAGGCGGCGCAGGACTTGCGCGGCGCAGTGATCCCGGTCTATGGCAATATTTAGACTAGCAACCTAGATCTGGCAAGCTAGATCTGATACCAGTTTGGACGGTGGACAACAGCCATGACCCAGGGACGGCAATCCTCAACGCTTTCTCCCCACAGCGGAAACGCCGATCGATCGTGGAATTTTTGGTTTACGGTGCCGCTGTATCCCTACGGCAAACGCCCGACGCTGCGGACGGAGGTGATTCCGGGACGGATGTGGACGTTTGACCAGTTGCAGGGCATTTTTTATGTCGTGACGCCGATTCGGATGACGGTGGTCAAGTTGGAGGCGGGCGGGTTGTTGGTCTATGCGCCGGTGGCTCCGACGGGGGAATGTTTGCGGCTGATGGCGGAACTGGTGCAGGCCCACGGGGAGGTGAAGTACATCATTTTGCCGACGGTGTCGGGGTTGGAGCATAAGGTGTTTGTGGGGCCGTTTGCGCGGCGGTTTCCCACAGCGCAGGTGTTTGTTGCGCCGCATCAGTGGAGTTTTCCGGTGAATTTGCCGCTGTCCTGGTTGGGGTTACCGATCGGGCGGACGCAGGTGCTACCGGAAGACAGTCGTCAGGCTCCCTTTGGTCGGGAGTTTGATTATGCGATGTTGGGGCCGATTAATTTAGGGTTGGGGCCGTTTGCGGAGGTGGCGTTTTTCCACAGGTCATCTCAGACGTTATTGGTGACGGATTCAATTCAGTCGGTGCCAGCGATACCGCCAGCGATTCTGCAAGTGGATCCCTATCCGTTGTTGTTCCATGGGCGGGATTTGCCATTGGATGCGCTGCGGGATACGCCGGAGCTACGGCTGAAGGGTTGGAAGCGGATTGCGTTGTTTTCGTTTTATTTTCGACCGAGTGCGTTGGAGATTCCCAGTTTTGGGGAGGCGTGGCAGGCGGCGAAAAATGCGCCCGATCGATCGCGTAAGGCGTATTTTGGGTTGTATCCGTTTTGTTGGAAGCCGGATTGGGAGCGATCGTTTGAGATTTTGCGGGGTAATGGGCGGTTGTTTGTGGCTCCGATTTTGCAGCAGTTGATTTTGAACCGGGAACCGCAGCAGACGATCGCTTGGGCCGATCGGGTGGCGCAGTGGAATTTCCAACGGATTATTCCTTGTCATTTGGATGCGCCGATCGCAGCGACTCCGGCGGAGTTTCGTCAGGCGTTTTCGTTTTTGGAGAAGCAGCCTGCCCATCCCTATATGTATCCGTTGCCGAGTCAGGATTTTCAGTTGTTGTATGAGATTGAGTCGGGTTTACGCCAACGGAATATTACGCCTGCGGCGAAGGAGAAGGTTTAGAATCACGACAGTGTTGAATATAATGTCGATCGAAGTATTCATCGTAACGTCGATCGCGTGGGTTCGATCCCCCTAAATCCCCCTTAAAAAGGGGGACTTTGAACAAATTCACGAATTCTTATCTACACAATTTCCTCTTATTTACATTTCCGGTTCCCCCTTTTTTAAGGGGGGCTAGGGGGGATCTGCCCTCCTCGGGAAAACAGATCGATCGCCCTTACTCCGTCGCCTGTTCGCGTTCCATCATGCTGATGTATTTCCAGTCGGAACCGAGGACGGGAATGGGGGGACTCCAACGTACACGATCGCTAAATCGCAGAACGTGTAACTGGTTAATTGCTGACTGGACTTCTTCGCGAGTGCCGAGTAAATAAAATTGCAACGGTTTGCGTTCCGCATCGCTTACGCGATCGGAATTGTCAAAGCCAATAAACATGGGATTTCTCCTAGGTGTAGGGGTGGGAGGAAATCCCAAAAATTAAAGCCACCCTTTGCGCAGGACAAGTAGGGTGGCCCGATCGAATGTTACAATCCGTGTCAGACCGCCTAGCTGCTTCTACCAGCTTCGGGGTTTAGCTGCCTTACGTTGTTGCAAGCAACTGGGGCAGCGCCTTAATTTTTGGGGTCTAGCTGATGATCAATCGGGCTGTTTAACACGGCTGTGATCAGCTATGAGAAACAACAGTACGAAGAAAGTCCAACGCTGTCAACCGTACAGAGATAGTTTGTAATATCGATCGGGCGTTGAGGGCCAGAAAAGGCCGTTGGGGACGGACTATAATGGGGCTAACGTCTTGTGGCTTGCGGACAATGAGCCTCGATGAATTAATCAAAGCTGCCCATCAACTGGATGAAACGGATCTAGATAAGTTGCTGCAACAGGTGATTACGTTGCGAACCCAGCGCAAGGCCCATGTTTTGCCTGCGGAGGAAGCGCATTTACTGGATCAAATCAATCAGCCCCTTCCGGCGGAACTGCGTGCCCAATATCAAGCGCTACGGGTTAAGCGGGAGGCTGAAACGTTGACTGAGGCGGAATATCAAACGTTGATTCAACTCAGTTGCCAAATTGAAGACTTCGCTGCGCAACGGTTGGCAGCCCTAGCGAGTTTGGCTCAACTCCGCCAAGTCTCTGTTTCAGAAATTATGGAAGCGCTGGGAATTCAAGACAGGTCGATCGGGGAAATTCTGGAACCGTCGGGGTGGGATCGGTAGACTAGGGGAAAAGCGTCGATCGAAGAATTTGCTGCCCTATGCCGGAAGAAGAATCCTCGAAATATTTGCCTACCACGATCGAGAAGGTGTTTGAGTTACTGGACACCAAGCTGGTCACGTTTGGCGTGCCTGGGGCATTGAGCTTTGTGGGCATTACGAAGGCAAAAGAAGGGCAGTGGGTTGAGGCGGGATGGTGTTGGGCAGGAGCCGTTGGGATTTTGATTGCGATCAAGATTGGCAAGAAGCTGGCTCCAAAATTAGATCAATTGCTGGATTGGGCAATATCCAAAGTTGAGGGACTTATTAGTAAGGTACTATTAGCTCCACAATTTGAAGGCAAATACCTCAGGTGTCAAGCCATAGATTGTCAAGCTTATAGATCAGATGGAGTCGGTAACTTTGATGGGTTATTTACCCCTTTGCTAGAGGAGGTGTTTGTTCCGTTGGAGTTGTCTCCGACAGGAATGCAAGCGGGATTTTCCCCAGCAGCCTGT of the Alkalinema sp. FACHB-956 genome contains:
- the htpG gene encoding molecular chaperone HtpG, yielding MSTILEQGNISIHTENIFPIIKKWLYSDHEIFLRELISNAVDAMKKLSMVARSGELNGEPGEMEITITLNKTAKTLAVSDTGIGMTAEEVKKYINQVAFSSAEEFVEKYKANSDEQIIGHFGLGFYSSFMVASKVELDTLSYKPDAQAVHWSCDGSTSFELSNSERTTRGTTVTLTLQDEEAEYLEEYRIRNLVKTYCDFMPYPIKLTIVDGEATKEPEQVNKQKAPWKESPSNLSQEEYLEFYRYLYPFQEDPLLWVHLNTDYPFVVNGILYFPKLKPDVDITKSSVKLFCNQVFVSDNCEEVIPRFLLPLRGVIDSTDIPLNVSRSFLQADRTVKKIGDYIAKKVGDRLKELYRDDRSAYIRSWQDLGTFVKFGSMNDDKFKKQVEDIVIFRTTWQQPAAEAPKVEVETADGDVWKEEAVTNTIDGKTYTTLKDYLERNQAKHENRVFYCTDEVSQATYVNLYKSRGIEVLFLDSFIDSHFATFLEREYSEVKFSRVDSDLDESLIEKDNSEIVDPATNKTLSDRIKDLFTGALNRPKITIRTESIKADDPATAPPAMVLLPEEQRRLQEMMAMMQQQQAQFPEEHILLLNTSHPLIQNLANLSQGSLEGVASPSGDLANMICHHIYDLALMAQKGFDADGMKSFVERSNQVLTQLTDRAAG
- a CDS encoding DUF3493 domain-containing protein translates to MSEPQPPEAPQPVPLRKSDPEKYAYLRAEATAPYRGLRQFIYLAFGASGFVGGIFFLAQFMAGREIETALPNLALQAGVVALMVTLWRWEQRSKDKAIAAIRKRERQRQSS
- the fabG gene encoding 3-oxoacyl-ACP reductase FabG; its protein translation is MSGKQVLLAGGTGGLGLGVTPVVLAQGAEVTIPYMNERDLDRLRQKIAPADFARIRFACADLRDERSVETLVNEMGRVDGLIQLVGGFSMGKTHEYSFEQWKQDFDLNLNTTFLLCKHSLRKMLETGYGRIVTIGSRGAVQPGGQLAGYCASKAGVVALTQAIADETKGQNITANVVLPSVIDTPANRSAMGEANAGQWVKPESLAQVICFLASEAAQDLRGAVIPVYGNI
- a CDS encoding DUF4336 domain-containing protein encodes the protein MTQGRQSSTLSPHSGNADRSWNFWFTVPLYPYGKRPTLRTEVIPGRMWTFDQLQGIFYVVTPIRMTVVKLEAGGLLVYAPVAPTGECLRLMAELVQAHGEVKYIILPTVSGLEHKVFVGPFARRFPTAQVFVAPHQWSFPVNLPLSWLGLPIGRTQVLPEDSRQAPFGREFDYAMLGPINLGLGPFAEVAFFHRSSQTLLVTDSIQSVPAIPPAILQVDPYPLLFHGRDLPLDALRDTPELRLKGWKRIALFSFYFRPSALEIPSFGEAWQAAKNAPDRSRKAYFGLYPFCWKPDWERSFEILRGNGRLFVAPILQQLILNREPQQTIAWADRVAQWNFQRIIPCHLDAPIAATPAEFRQAFSFLEKQPAHPYMYPLPSQDFQLLYEIESGLRQRNITPAAKEKV
- a CDS encoding STAS/SEC14 domain-containing protein — protein: MGLTSCGLRTMSLDELIKAAHQLDETDLDKLLQQVITLRTQRKAHVLPAEEAHLLDQINQPLPAELRAQYQALRVKREAETLTEAEYQTLIQLSCQIEDFAAQRLAALASLAQLRQVSVSEIMEALGIQDRSIGEILEPSGWDR